DNA from Deltaproteobacteria bacterium:
GCTCAAAGAAATGCTGAAGGTAATGATCGGGCTTTCCTTTCTTGAATAAGAAAAGTGTCATTCCCAAAATCAGACTTGTGCCAAAGACCATCGGAATTTTAAAGCTGGTAGAACCAAAAATGAGGTTTTGAGCTGAAAGGTTCAGAAGAAGGACAAGAACGTCTGAAAGCTCAAGTCCCAGGATTTTGTTTTTTGTTTCGAGAGTACGAGGCACCGTCGATGTTAGAATTGATTCGTCATTCATTAGCGCACCGTCTGCGAAATGAAGTTAACGATTGCTTCGGCTCCGAATCCGACGATGGTTGCGATGATCGCGTACCAAAGATGCGTCTTACTTTTATCATTGCCGGACATCATCGAAAATGCTGCCCATGCGATGGCGCAAATTGAAAGCGACGGAAGAATCACTCTTGTGAGTTTTGTTTGAATCCCCATAAGGGAGGATTCGACACTCGCAAAACCTAGCTCCGGCACCATGAAGACGAGTGCTGTCAGAACAGTAATGAAAAGGAATCTTTGTTTCTTATTCATATATTCACCTCCTTTGTTAAGTGGATTAGATCGCAACGGATGCCTCCGCTGCTTCGTTTTTGTCTGGGAATAGGCACAGAAAGAGCGGCTCAGGAAGAAGCTGCATGCGAAGCACGATAAAATTTCCCGCAAGCTTTCCTTCACCGATGCGATTCCAATTCGTTCGAATTTCGCCTGTAGGAAGTTGATATTCCTCAAGGCTTAAAACCGTGTATTTGGTGTCATCTTTGTCATCAGGAACGACGAAGTAGCTATGACTTGGAAAAACGAAGAGCTTCA
Protein-coding regions in this window:
- a CDS encoding TrbC/VirB2 family protein; this encodes MNKKQRFLFITVLTALVFMVPELGFASVESSLMGIQTKLTRVILPSLSICAIAWAAFSMMSGNDKSKTHLWYAIIATIVGFGAEAIVNFISQTVR